Part of the Vigna unguiculata cultivar IT97K-499-35 chromosome 3, ASM411807v1, whole genome shotgun sequence genome, TGCCGGAACTTCAAGATTGAGGGGTTCATTGAGGTTGAAGCATAGTCACTATATAGGTCATTTGAAAAGCTGTCTTCATATTCGCAAAAATTGagtttgaattttgattttagAGTAATGATTTATCCTTCTAATAAGTATTAAATGAAAATGTGAATACAGTCAATCCTTTTTTCATTTTGCAAGTACAAGGATTTGTTGGAAGGTCTTGTAAGAGGATGTAGTATAgtattattctttcttttatattttgagCCCAAAGAATCCATTGATGTGCGTTTTCAACTGggcacataaaaaaatatttagcaGCAATTATAGCTACCTTCCCAACATATCATTTGTGGTTACCAGCCTTATTGAACATGGTGACCAAACCTGAGTGATTTTTATTTACTAGCATATTTTAATGCACGAGACAAAAAAATACATCCATCTCATTCTCATTCACCACCTCCCCCTCCCTCCCCTGGTATATTGATTTTACAAATACAGAACATCTGTTGCTATTCAAATGTGTCTATTACCAACTTGCTACTCTTGTTTAATTAGCGTTATGAAAAAGTTAATCATTAGtttgattaataattaataaagaaaatggtGCTCTAATTTAATGTCTTGTACTGAAGATAGAAAGAAAGAAGTGATGAAATATTCTGAAGTGTCTTAATACTGGAATACTATGCAGGTGGTGCAGTGAAATCCATGTAGGACCTGTTGGACATCCATTCAAGTCATGTAAAGGTGCACAGGCCAACATCCGCAAGGGGCTCCACGAATGGTCAAATGCATACGTTGAAGACATATTAACACCAATCGAAGCCTATCACCTCTTTGATCGCCTTGGAAGGAGGATTACTCATGATGAGAGATTCCAAATCCCTCGAATTCCAGCAGTGGTTGAGCTCTGCATTCAAGCTGGTGTTGAAATTCCAGAGTTTCCaacaaaaaggagaagaaagcCTATCATCCGTATTGGGAGGAAGGAATTCATCGATGCTGATGAAAGTGAACTACCGGATGAAGTCCCTGAGGGCCCTTTAAAACCATTACTGGCTGAAATACCTGATGAAGAAACAGTTGCTCCATTGGACAATGAACTAGTCGCTCTTGCCGAGGAAACACTCCAAGCATGGGAAAGGATGAGAGTAGGTGCAAAGAGATTGATGAGGATGTACAAGGTAAGGGTATGTGGATATTGCCCAGAAGTTCATGTGGGTGCCCAGGGTCACAAAGCTCAAAACTGTGGAGCCCATAAACACCAACAACGTAATGGGCAGCATGGTTGGCAATCTGCAGTTCTGGATGATTTGATCCCACCTAGATTTGTGTGGCATGTTCCTGATGTAAACGTGCCACTAGATCGAGAGCTTCGGAATTTTTATGGGCAGGCACCTGCTATAGTAGAAATTTGCATTCAGGCTGGTGCTGCCTTGCCAGAACAATATAAATCAACCATGCGGCTGGATGTGGGGATCCCATCAACTTCGAAAGAAGCTGACATGGTGGTTTGAGAAGAACTGCTATTATGTACAAACCCAGCTTTTGAAAATACTGTAATTTATAACAAACTGAATGCAATTATTTAACTGATATAGCATCATCTTGGTTAGTTCTTCCGAGGTATCTTTTCCATTTAGACAAACTTCACGGTATTTTCTATATTCAGCATACAAGCATATGGTGTATAAAATTGTCTGTGTATATCTACAAAAAAGTTCTTAATAAATCTCTGCAATTTCTCTCAATAACCACTATTGTAGGAGCAACTATCACTACTAAGACagaatatttttacataattttgttaaagtttgcaAAATGTTATGAATGGTGCGGGTAATGAGCAGATGAAGGACATGGGATCCATGGGACACATGACAAAGTGGGAGGAAAGCAAAGGCAAACACAAAAGTGGAAGGAAAAGAATAGTCAATTCTGCACCGAAGGATTTCGTGTGGAGTATTTTGCTACAGGAGAAGGAGAGGATGTAAAttgtctctttctctctcttagCCCTTTTGGAATATTCCTCTGCCAATCTTGTTATTTTCTTCTGTCATGAATGTTGTACTGTTGTGACAGTTTGTTAATTCATCATTTTCTCATTATACGACATTTTCATACTAGAATTCACACCAATATAGATCATTCTGCTTTCACTATTTCTATATTGTTTCGATTAATAACTAAGCTCATTATATTTTGGTGCTTTCATCGACACCATGGCCAAAAACACACGCCTCAAGGACCTTGACGCCAATGTGAAGAAAATCCTTGACCTCATGGAGAAGCGTGATCTCAGTTATACAGAACATTTTGAGAAGCTCGAGTTAGCCATCCATAACGTTCCCAAACAACATGCCCCTGGTGGTTTGAACTTAACATCCAACTCATCGTTTCAAGTTCGAAATATTAAGATTGATTTTCCTAAGTTTGGTGGTACTAATGTTTTACAGTGGATCTTTAAAGCTGATCAATTTTTTGAGTATTATAATACTCTTGAGCCCCAACGTTTCACTATTGTTGCTATCTATTTGGAGAAAGATGTGGTGCCTTGGTTTTAATTGATGCAAAAGAACAACCCCTTCCAGTCATGGGACGGTTTTACTAAGGCATTAACCCTGGAATTCAGCCCTTCACCCTATGAATGCCCACGATCTACTCTCTTCAAACTCTCACAGTTGGGATTTGTCAATGATTATTATGTCGAATTCAAGGGTTTGGCTAATCGCATTACGGGAGTTACCGCTGACACCATCCTCGATTGTTTTTAAGTGGCCTTAAACTTGAAATTAGATGAGACGTGTTGGCTCAATCACCAAATTCCCTTCTCAAAGTTGTATCCTTAGCTAAACTTTTTGAAGACAAATACAACCCTAATCCCAAACCTCACTTTTCCTCTAGCTACCTCAAAACTTGTTACACCAAACCCAACACCAGCCCACACCAGAACCCAAATACCTTACCACCCCTGTTACCCCCACCAAACATGAAACCATTTAGCCAACCTTTCAAACCATCCACTGTCAAACACATCACCCCTGCTGAAATGCAAATTCGGAGAGAGAAAGGATTATGTTATACTTGTGATGCCAAATTCACCCCAACCCATAAATGTCCTAATAAACAGTACCTATTACTCCAATACAAAGAAGCTGAGGACCCTTGCGATGCAACACAACTGGCTCCAACCCTTACTCAAACCAACACCGACCCTAAATTGGATCATCATCTCTCCCTCAATGCCATTACAAGATCTCACAGAGTGGGTACAATGCGATTCCAAGGCTCCATTCGGGGTGATCCTATTCAGATTTTGTTAGACAGTGGTAGTTTTGATAGTTTTCTCCAACCTTGACTTGCAACTCACTTACTCTTTGAAGGTTGAAGGCCTAATAAAGGAACTCACAGTGgctgtaacatcccgaccgaatattatgaatttaaataatggaacaaagaaatataattaacatcatttaataaaacatcgtttcccaaaacgtgggaaaatttaaaacttgaatCTCTTTTAAAAGTATCACAAATACGATATAAACTCATAAATATATCCAAAAATCAATGTTCATAACCAATGTTTACAATCTgaaaaatccataataaaacatcataataaaaatccCACAGTTATCCCACGCTCCGAGCCTATgcctcaccagaaccacctgcaatatcatctgctcacgtgtaacGCGTACACGGTCATCatcaaacacaagcagatagggtgagctaaaaagATAACACATAACTGAAAATCAAtcatataaatacaataaaatacatcaaaagGAAATCCCTTCTTTTAATctgcatggccacaaccatgtatgATATCATTTTACCATAAAGGAACCTCCTCCCTTTCCaacacatggccacaaccatgtaatatCAATGCACATCAAGGAAACTCGTTCctttccttccacatggccacaaccatgctaGCAGTGTTttacatcttctagtgagtatCTCAAGgcgccttgctgccacacctatcgccCATAACTGATAGAACACGTGCGggaaccatgctacggatcacacaccgtaacgccaggtggagtttccaaatacgaacatagtccataacgtcccaggactaccaaactcgtcagcaattcactgaggagggcaatccatctggacccatctgtactggtcacaaccagcacactcataccggcaacactcgccaactcgagccacaactcaagagttcctcgtgttcatccgctatcccgagccacaacttaagggaAGTCATttcgggccacaacccatagaatgccacgtgtttaacccctatcccgagccacaactcaaggatacgttccgagccacaatccaaggaacaccagcaagctcaCCATTGAGATATCCTAGAAGTCTTGTAGACCACACCTCACAAATTCCATCTCATCCCATTAATACAGCAGTAACACTTGCCTTGAACCCACAACAACACCCTCGATCACTTAGGCTAAAAGTCTTTGTTCAAACAGTCCAgcctatctcgcttaagctagacccACTAGCTTGAGCGAGCCCCTAGAATAGCTGCAGCCCGCGaagtctcgcttgggcgagaccatcCATCACCCAGAACTAAAAGTACCTCGCCCAAGCGGCGAGTCACTCAACACATCACATCAGCCTCgaaatctcgcttaggcgagaagctctcgcttgagcgagatacCTCTTCACCCAAAATGGCATTtaccgcctgagcgagagaccccCAACCACAACCCCTAACATACACGGACTCTCGCCAGAGTGAGgcacactcgcctaagcgagatggtctGTCGCCTAGCACCAGTTTCCCTCGTATGAGCGAGAAACTCGAGTAGAACCAATGATCGCGTCTCTGcaaatctcgcctaggcgagtctggctcgcttgagcgagaattgcaGAATTGCTCACTGTTTACACACACAACCCGCAACAACCATGCCAAAAACTCATACCAATTCATGCCATTCATTTGGAAAATAGTGCACACACATATGAACACAATTTTGACATAATAGAGGCCCCAAAAATCCAAGTTTTGCGCAATTACAACTGATACATTGGATAATCCCATTATAATCATATCATTAGGTATGAATTCCTAGAAAATAGTTCCTAAACACCCCAAATCCCAATTCACCTCAGATACAGTGCAGAATCCATAGCATATACTCATAAAAATCATGCAATATGACCAAAAGCATACAATTACgagttcagctcccctaacctgaaattttATGCACTTATAATTTGAATCACGTGTCTTCCCTGCAGTACCAATGCTTTCTCTTTGATCCTCTCCCAAACCAGCCCCCAATTGCCTAATACCCTTTCAAATTCGCTCTCCTCTAGAGGTAAAAATAATCACACTGCAAAAACCTTTTACCCAAATTCAGCCTTTTATAGGTGTCTTAAATGTTGGTTTAAGTGCCAAAACGAATTTTAACTTAATGATGGTTTAATTGTTATTCAAGGCCCATGATTTAATGGTTTTTCAGTCCCCTCATAGTTGCCCCTCTACTAGGGTTTTCTATGCCCTTTCAAATTCAAGACACACCAATTGTTagcaaaaagagagttaatttTGGGTCACTAAGGTTCAAACCCATGACCATGCCTATTTTCAACTAATTgcacaaccactcaaccaatttATGTTcaatgataattcctataaatatagaGTTATATTATCACTCCTCACGCTCAAcatattattgaaattaataataaaacaaacaacacatacatggcatacataggactcgaaccaaagtcctctcacacaattaagtactctcaaccacttgaactagtacttttccacatcataacaatcaatatttaattaattgattgattatttattaattgattgattatttaataaattaattttcacgggtcttacagtgGCAATACAAGGTCATACCCTTACTCTTCCCATGTATTTATTACCAGTTTCTAGCGCAGATTTGGTGTTGGGTGCCTCGTGGCTGGCTACTTTAGGCCctcatatttcatattatagtACCTTGACTCTAAAATTTTACTTGAATGGTGAATTTATTACT contains:
- the LOC114179708 gene encoding APO protein 2, chloroplastic, whose protein sequence is MASGITMNITMSVPSAKGITTAAPRDSHFLKANPLSSLSSLHSLQYGSSMIRVPVMIRMRPERFCQYVLTVRNEVPQNADFPRQYSRREKKPFPVPILELRRAARERMKKMKDEPRKPMSAPKNGLLVKNLIPTAYNVYNARITLINNLKKLLKVVPVHACGWCSEIHVGPVGHPFKSCKGAQANIRKGLHEWSNAYVEDILTPIEAYHLFDRLGRRITHDERFQIPRIPAVVELCIQAGVEIPEFPTKRRRKPIIRIGRKEFIDADESELPDEVPEGPLKPLLAEIPDEETVAPLDNELVALAEETLQAWERMRVGAKRLMRMYKVRVCGYCPEVHVGAQGHKAQNCGAHKHQQRNGQHGWQSAVLDDLIPPRFVWHVPDVNVPLDRELRNFYGQAPAIVEICIQAGAALPEQYKSTMRLDVGIPSTSKEADMVV